The following proteins come from a genomic window of Rickettsiales bacterium:
- the radC gene encoding DNA repair protein RadC, which produces MVAKLEAKQEDYRTGHRGRLRQRFIAGGVDAIADYELLELLLFAAHPRGDVKPIAHRLLKHFGGAGQVLSATPEALAAVEGIGEAAIAALKAAEASAQVLLRSRVDKGPVISNWTSLLDYGRSLLAGKKKEEFHILFLNSKNELLADEKQQSGTVNHAPVYPREVISRALEIGASAIILMHNHPSGDPTPSPADIKVTRDIVQAGLGVSISVHDHLIIGADGYYSFKSEGLI; this is translated from the coding sequence ATGGTGGCTAAGTTAGAGGCGAAGCAAGAAGATTACCGCACCGGGCATCGTGGACGGCTACGGCAGCGCTTTATTGCTGGTGGGGTGGATGCGATTGCTGATTATGAATTGCTCGAGCTGCTCTTATTCGCGGCCCATCCGCGTGGAGATGTAAAGCCCATTGCCCATCGTTTACTGAAGCATTTTGGCGGTGCAGGTCAGGTATTGAGTGCGACTCCCGAGGCATTAGCGGCAGTCGAAGGTATCGGTGAAGCCGCAATTGCCGCGCTTAAGGCGGCTGAAGCTTCAGCTCAAGTTCTCTTGCGGTCACGGGTCGACAAAGGTCCTGTGATCAGTAACTGGACGAGTCTATTAGATTATGGTCGCAGTTTGCTCGCGGGTAAAAAGAAAGAGGAATTCCATATTCTCTTCCTCAATAGCAAAAACGAGCTGTTGGCTGATGAAAAGCAGCAGAGTGGCACGGTTAATCATGCGCCGGTTTATCCGCGTGAAGTGATCTCTAGAGCGTTAGAAATTGGGGCAAGTGCCATTATTTTGATGCATAATCACCCCAGTGGTGATCCAACTCCCTCGCCAGCGGATATTAAAGTGACCCGAGATATCGTGCAGGCTGGACTTGGCGTATCTATTAGCGTGCATGATCATCTCATTATTGGTGCAGATGGTTATTATAGTTTTAAGAGTGAAGGTTTGATCTAA